One window from the genome of Sulfodiicoccus acidiphilus encodes:
- a CDS encoding phosphate signaling complex PhoU family protein, protein MERDSVRRVQVTGGSTFIVSLPKDWVKAVQLKAGDEVAVIRRPDMKLLIVPKTRYRSSANRITIKCGNGNRDIVVRDFVSYYIAGHSLITLVCPNMRNDDRSYVKDQVRRRLLGAEVIEEDAEKFSVQFLVGVSELSVSKTIARTSTISYHMLKDAVRALSTGDVDLAGEVSARDDEVDRFYFYVARQLSMSSLNQEILEEDGFSMWHVINIYAVARSIERVADHATRLANLAQDAVKGGQTLEKVVKVADAVISVYRDSTQAFSKKDRTASHAILSSMGTMASTFREVTQEAVSVPDVKSATALVLAMESLRRVYRYSIDIAESTVDMLAKDEPLRS, encoded by the coding sequence GTGGAGAGGGACAGCGTCAGGAGGGTTCAGGTTACAGGGGGTTCCACTTTCATTGTTTCTCTTCCCAAGGATTGGGTTAAAGCTGTCCAGCTGAAGGCAGGGGACGAGGTAGCAGTGATCAGGAGACCAGACATGAAGTTACTCATAGTGCCCAAGACTAGGTACAGGTCCTCCGCCAATAGAATTACTATCAAATGTGGTAACGGAAATAGAGATATAGTGGTTAGGGACTTCGTCTCTTACTACATAGCGGGGCACTCCCTCATAACTCTTGTATGTCCAAACATGAGGAACGACGATAGGTCCTACGTGAAGGACCAGGTCAGGAGGAGGCTCCTTGGGGCTGAGGTCATAGAGGAGGATGCGGAAAAGTTCTCGGTCCAGTTCCTAGTGGGAGTGAGTGAGCTAAGCGTTTCTAAGACCATAGCTAGAACTTCTACAATAAGCTATCACATGCTTAAGGATGCAGTGAGGGCTCTCTCCACTGGAGACGTCGACCTGGCTGGGGAAGTCTCTGCCAGGGACGACGAAGTGGACAGGTTCTACTTTTACGTTGCTAGACAGCTTTCCATGAGTAGCCTTAACCAGGAGATACTAGAGGAGGATGGATTCTCCATGTGGCACGTGATAAACATATACGCCGTCGCTAGGTCCATAGAGAGGGTGGCAGATCACGCCACTAGGCTAGCCAACCTAGCCCAGGACGCCGTCAAGGGGGGACAGACGCTCGAGAAAGTCGTTAAAGTGGCTGACGCGGTCATCTCGGTGTACAGAGATTCTACACAAGCCTTTTCCAAGAAGGACCGAACCGCCTCACATGCGATTCTCTCGTCAATGGGGACTATGGCCTCGACTTTCAGGGAAGTGACGCAGGAAGCAGTTTCCGTTCCTGACGTCAAGTCCGCCACGGCCCTAGTGCTGGCCATGGAGTCTCTCCGCCGGGTATATAGATACTCAATAGATATTGCTGAGTCAACCGTGGACATGTTGGCTAAGGACGAGCCGTTAAGGTCCTGA
- a CDS encoding ArsR/SmtB family transcription factor produces the protein MAGRESKEDREFRKLFKYLFYTSRGGQTRLVILRSLLKEGKNANKIAMELGLDYKTVTHHLEVLMDNHIIWKEGEGYASPYRISNLILPKLHLLDELERELSAKKDKRSFS, from the coding sequence CAGGGAGTTCAGGAAGTTATTTAAGTACCTCTTCTACACCTCTAGAGGAGGGCAGACGAGGCTCGTGATTCTGAGGTCCCTCCTTAAAGAGGGGAAGAATGCCAATAAGATAGCGATGGAGTTAGGGCTCGACTATAAGACTGTTACCCATCATTTGGAGGTCTTGATGGATAACCACATAATCTGGAAGGAAGGCGAAGGGTACGCCTCACCTTACAGGATATCTAATTTAATTCTGCCCAAGCTCCACTTGTTAGACGAGCTAGAGAGGGAGTTATCTGCTAAAAAGGATAAAAGGAGTTTTAGCTAA
- the pyrE gene encoding orotate phosphoribosyltransferase has translation MGLAQVLLDRKMLLIGNFVLTSGKMSPYYLDLRRFPSYPEFEKFVDAAVKRAQTLKVDVIVGVATGGLPLASFMACRTGTPLAYVRLEKKGHGTDRVLEGDVSGRDALIVDDVATTGSSLERAIVEVAKEGGKPRAALVLVDRQEGARKRLENYGVSLLAVATISDLLNELINSGALTAQEEAAIKDYLVSNVEA, from the coding sequence ATGGGTTTAGCACAGGTGCTCCTGGACAGGAAGATGTTGCTGATAGGGAACTTCGTTCTGACCTCTGGGAAAATGAGCCCTTACTACTTGGACTTGAGGAGGTTTCCGAGCTACCCAGAGTTCGAGAAATTCGTTGACGCGGCAGTTAAGAGGGCACAGACACTCAAGGTCGACGTTATAGTTGGAGTAGCCACAGGAGGACTTCCGCTAGCCAGCTTCATGGCCTGCAGAACAGGAACGCCTCTAGCATACGTGAGATTGGAGAAGAAAGGCCACGGAACTGACAGGGTGTTGGAGGGAGACGTTTCAGGCCGGGATGCATTAATAGTGGACGATGTAGCAACTACTGGTTCCTCATTGGAGAGGGCAATAGTTGAAGTGGCGAAGGAGGGAGGTAAACCTAGGGCTGCCCTAGTCCTCGTGGATAGACAAGAGGGAGCCAGGAAGAGGCTGGAAAACTACGGCGTCTCTCTCCTGGCTGTAGCAACCATATCTGACCTTCTCAACGAACTTATAAACAGCGGGGCCCTCACGGCACAGGAGGAGGCGGCCATAAAGGACTACTTGGTGAGTAACGTTGAGGCCTAA
- the pyrF gene encoding orotidine-5'-phosphate decarboxylase, with translation MRPNYAVALDVPLSPEVVEELRGEAWGVKIGIPLLLRVGVANTRELVRGWENVICDLKLADVESTMVSTVEALGGLCGGVIAHALVGRDGALDGLKRSLEENKVSLYLLVSMSHKGWDDSTLEAALKVAEAVDPEGLVGPATRPWVLRRVREAFPHKLILSPGVGAQGASPGDGLCAGADVEIVGRTIYTSPDPVEALRKIKTYAQEKLMSCEGTAP, from the coding sequence TTGAGGCCTAATTACGCCGTTGCGCTAGATGTTCCCCTCAGCCCAGAAGTCGTTGAGGAACTAAGGGGTGAGGCGTGGGGAGTTAAGATCGGTATACCCTTACTTTTGAGAGTTGGAGTAGCAAATACAAGGGAACTGGTCAGAGGCTGGGAGAACGTGATATGTGACTTGAAACTGGCGGACGTGGAATCGACGATGGTGTCCACAGTGGAGGCATTGGGAGGCCTCTGCGGTGGAGTGATAGCACACGCATTGGTAGGGCGAGATGGCGCCCTAGATGGGCTCAAACGATCTCTGGAGGAGAACAAAGTGTCCCTCTACCTCCTCGTATCCATGTCTCATAAGGGGTGGGACGACTCAACCTTGGAGGCGGCCTTAAAGGTGGCCGAGGCCGTAGACCCTGAGGGCTTAGTGGGGCCAGCCACCAGACCTTGGGTGTTGAGGAGAGTGAGGGAGGCCTTCCCCCACAAGCTCATACTCTCCCCCGGAGTGGGTGCGCAAGGAGCGTCCCCAGGGGATGGGTTATGTGCGGGGGCGGACGTAGAGATCGTCGGAAGGACAATCTATACCTCCCCCGATCCAGTGGAGGCCCTAAGGAAAATTAAGACGTACGCCCAGGAGAAGCTGATGAGTTGTGAAGGAACAGCGCCTTGA